A single region of the Parasphingorhabdus litoris DSM 22379 genome encodes:
- a CDS encoding branched-chain amino acid aminotransferase, translating to MANSDSLEILVEQNPQPVPDSDRQKLLENPGFGNLFTDHMVIIRYTEGQGWHDAKVEARAPIPMDPASSVLHYAQEIFEGMKAYRLADGTTALFRPEQNARRFQASAQRMAMPELPEELFLKSVEMLVDIDRDWFPSAEGGSLYLRPFMFASEVFLGVRPAKEYLYMVIASPVGAYFKAGASAITIWVSQDYSRAAPGGTGAAKCGGNYAASLVAQAEAIAQDCDQVVFLDAAEQRWVEELGGMNLFFVMDDGRLITPPLTGTILPGITRESIMILAREEGLDVSEEPYSIEQWREDAASGKLLETFACGTAAVVTAVGTVRSESGDFTIGSGGPGQLTEKLRMRLVDIQRGLVEDQHGWVKRLF from the coding sequence ATGGCGAACAGCGACAGTCTGGAAATCCTTGTCGAACAAAACCCTCAACCCGTGCCCGATTCCGACCGACAAAAGCTGTTGGAAAATCCCGGTTTTGGCAATCTGTTCACCGATCACATGGTGATCATCCGCTATACGGAAGGACAGGGCTGGCATGATGCCAAGGTTGAAGCGCGCGCGCCAATTCCTATGGATCCTGCATCGTCGGTGCTTCATTATGCCCAGGAAATCTTCGAAGGCATGAAAGCCTATCGCCTCGCGGACGGGACAACGGCCTTGTTTCGGCCGGAACAAAATGCCCGGCGCTTTCAGGCCTCGGCGCAGCGCATGGCGATGCCGGAACTGCCTGAAGAGCTGTTTCTGAAATCGGTCGAAATGCTGGTTGATATTGATCGCGACTGGTTCCCTTCGGCAGAGGGCGGTTCGCTTTATTTGCGGCCCTTCATGTTCGCCAGCGAGGTATTTCTGGGCGTTCGTCCGGCAAAAGAATATCTCTACATGGTTATCGCCTCTCCGGTCGGCGCTTATTTCAAGGCCGGCGCTTCGGCGATCACCATCTGGGTGTCACAGGATTATAGCCGCGCTGCGCCAGGCGGCACGGGCGCTGCCAAATGCGGCGGGAATTATGCCGCCAGCCTCGTTGCGCAGGCCGAGGCCATCGCTCAGGATTGCGACCAGGTCGTTTTTCTTGATGCCGCTGAGCAACGCTGGGTTGAAGAGCTGGGCGGAATGAACCTGTTTTTTGTGATGGATGATGGCCGATTGATTACGCCACCGCTAACCGGCACAATTCTCCCTGGAATCACACGGGAATCGATCATGATTCTGGCACGAGAAGAGGGTCTGGATGTCAGTGAGGAACCTTATTCCATCGAACAATGGCGCGAAGATGCTGCCAGCGGGAAATTACTGGAAACTTTTGCTTGTGGAACGGCTGCGGTTGTGACGGCTGTCGGAACGGTTCGATCGGAAAGTGGCGATTTCACCATCGGCAGCGGCGGTCCGGGCCAGTTGACGGAGAAACTGCGGATGCGGTTAGTGGATATTCAACGCGGTCTTGTCGAAGACCAGCATGGCTGGGTGAAACGTCTGTTCTGA
- a CDS encoding MarR family winged helix-turn-helix transcriptional regulator: MADISRPSTSPGASPLFLREDEIRRGVELLYFGYTRLTNAIDQELAKQGLGRAHHRALYFIARQPDLTVGELLRLLAITKQSLGRVLKELHDRGLVVTKTGALDRRQKLLRLTDAGAALEAELFAQLRARLSAAYVTAGQESVTGFWHVLEGLVPESDRQMVFDLRKDKD, encoded by the coding sequence ATGGCTGACATATCTCGCCCCTCTACCTCCCCGGGAGCATCGCCGCTCTTTCTTCGCGAAGACGAAATCAGGCGCGGTGTAGAGCTTCTCTATTTTGGCTATACCCGCCTTACCAACGCGATTGATCAGGAACTCGCCAAACAGGGGCTGGGCCGGGCCCATCACAGAGCCCTCTATTTCATCGCACGCCAACCGGATTTAACGGTGGGAGAATTGCTGCGGCTGCTCGCCATTACCAAACAATCTTTGGGCCGGGTGTTGAAAGAGCTCCATGACCGCGGCCTGGTCGTGACCAAAACCGGCGCACTGGACCGTAGGCAGAAACTGTTACGGCTGACCGATGCCGGTGCAGCCCTCGAAGCAGAATTATTTGCACAATTGCGAGCCCGCCTGTCCGCCGCCTATGTGACCGCCGGACAGGAATCCGTCACCGGCTTCTGGCATGTGCTGGAAGGCTTAGTCCCGGAATCAGACCGTCAAATGGTGTTTGATCTGCGCAAAGATAAAGACTGA
- a CDS encoding GNAT family N-acetyltransferase encodes MSLLRQSTAEAVGLPNNRDFAITLSHPRTGDLMGGLWGQSRWNIFFVDILSVAGDLRGQGLGSQLMEMAEAEARNRQCSLMWLDTYAFQARPFYERHGFEVFAQFDGAPPIYPQYFMKKSLD; translated from the coding sequence TTGAGTCTGCTTCGGCAATCCACCGCTGAAGCTGTGGGCTTGCCCAACAATCGCGACTTTGCCATTACACTTAGTCATCCCCGGACAGGCGATCTTATGGGAGGCCTGTGGGGACAATCCCGCTGGAACATCTTTTTTGTAGATATTTTGAGCGTGGCAGGCGATTTGCGTGGCCAAGGCCTGGGATCACAATTGATGGAAATGGCGGAAGCCGAAGCTCGCAATCGGCAATGCAGTTTGATGTGGCTGGATACATATGCTTTTCAAGCGCGGCCATTTTATGAGCGACATGGATTTGAGGTGTTTGCCCAGTTTGATGGTGCTCCCCCGATCTATCCACAATATTTTATGAAAAAGTCGCTGGATTAA
- a CDS encoding pyrroline-5-carboxylate reductase family protein: MIGDGFNSIWFVGCGNMGGAILQAWLDNGLDSAKVTIVKPHQSPLPGGLQSQPDYPKGVSPDLVMLAMKPYQLDDVAADLAPLVGDNTHVVSVLAGTEIAILRKAFPRAGKIIRLMPNMAVTVAKSPMILISETDEVALKNQMDQLFSPLGPPEWLENEDQMHLATALSGSGPAFLFRFIDALSVSAAGLGMNKDQAARLALAMVDGAATLAAGSDDSPGELADQVASPNGVTRKGLDVLDADGRVNQLLHDVLKAAMERNREMAEEAKA; encoded by the coding sequence GTGATCGGAGACGGCTTTAACAGCATCTGGTTTGTCGGCTGCGGCAACATGGGTGGAGCGATTTTGCAAGCCTGGCTCGATAATGGTTTGGACAGCGCGAAAGTCACCATTGTCAAACCCCATCAATCACCATTGCCCGGAGGACTGCAATCACAGCCTGACTATCCCAAGGGCGTTTCACCTGATCTGGTGATGCTGGCCATGAAGCCTTATCAGCTGGACGACGTGGCAGCGGATCTCGCGCCTCTGGTCGGCGATAACACGCATGTCGTATCGGTGCTCGCGGGAACCGAGATTGCGATATTGCGGAAAGCTTTCCCAAGGGCCGGCAAGATCATTCGCTTAATGCCCAATATGGCGGTTACCGTTGCCAAGTCACCGATGATCCTGATCAGCGAAACCGATGAAGTCGCCCTGAAAAACCAAATGGATCAGCTATTCTCTCCGCTCGGACCACCCGAATGGTTGGAGAATGAAGACCAGATGCATCTTGCAACCGCTTTGTCTGGTTCTGGGCCAGCCTTTTTGTTCCGGTTCATTGATGCGCTGTCGGTTTCGGCAGCCGGGCTCGGCATGAACAAGGATCAGGCCGCGCGTTTGGCATTGGCGATGGTTGATGGTGCAGCGACATTGGCGGCCGGATCGGATGACAGTCCGGGCGAACTTGCCGATCAAGTGGCCAGCCCCAACGGCGTTACCCGCAAGGGGTTGGATGTGCTGGATGCTGATGGCCGGGTTAATCAGTTGCTTCATGATGTCCTAAAAGCGGCGATGGAACGCAATCGGGAAATGGCAGAAGAAGCGAAGGCCTGA
- a CDS encoding type III secretion system chaperone family protein, with the protein MLDDVWSELDQEEAPPVDMLVAFFEARGWSVDHISEEEISVEIKGNWTSYQLRAIWRNEDHVLQLLLLPDIRVPDDKKIAIYESLGLINEQLWLGHFDLWSTNNLLLFRHAIMLGGSGMLGLDQAQTIVDMAIDEWERFYPVFQFVLWSDKSPQDAIEHAMIDTQGEA; encoded by the coding sequence ATGCTTGACGATGTTTGGTCTGAGCTCGATCAGGAAGAGGCGCCGCCAGTTGATATGCTGGTCGCTTTTTTCGAAGCGCGTGGTTGGTCCGTCGATCACATCAGTGAAGAAGAAATATCGGTAGAAATTAAGGGCAATTGGACCAGCTATCAGTTGCGCGCGATCTGGCGTAACGAAGACCATGTGCTGCAACTGCTTTTGCTGCCCGACATTCGTGTCCCTGATGATAAGAAAATCGCCATTTATGAATCATTGGGTCTGATTAATGAACAGCTCTGGCTCGGTCATTTTGATCTATGGTCGACAAACAATCTTTTACTATTCCGTCATGCGATCATGTTGGGTGGCAGCGGTATGCTGGGCCTTGATCAGGCGCAGACCATCGTTGATATGGCGATAGATGAGTGGGAGCGCTTTTATCCCGTTTTCCAATTTGTCTTGTGGAGCGACAAAAGCCCGCAAGATGCGATAGAACATGCAATGATCGATACGCAGGGTGAAGCATAA
- a CDS encoding accessory factor UbiK family protein, translating to MQSQNRFFDDLSKVLNGLAGTVAGVGREAEASARERAKEWFGGMDFVSREEFEAVKEMAANARAEADALKKRLDDLEKAAPKTTAKKPAARKTAAAKPAARKPAARKAAPKKTTPPKSES from the coding sequence ATGCAAAGCCAAAACAGATTTTTCGATGACCTTTCCAAAGTGCTAAATGGCTTGGCGGGCACTGTAGCGGGTGTTGGCCGCGAAGCGGAAGCCAGCGCACGTGAACGGGCAAAGGAATGGTTTGGCGGGATGGATTTCGTCTCTCGGGAAGAATTTGAAGCGGTTAAGGAAATGGCGGCCAATGCTCGCGCTGAGGCCGATGCGCTGAAAAAGCGTCTCGATGATTTGGAGAAAGCGGCACCCAAAACCACAGCTAAGAAGCCAGCGGCGCGGAAGACTGCTGCAGCTAAACCGGCCGCTCGCAAGCCAGCAGCGCGCAAGGCTGCACCCAAGAAAACAACGCCGCCAAAATCCGAAAGCTAG
- a CDS encoding TspO/MBR family protein: MNQIASKGQLRMSLLRWALFVVPVIVVLGFISGQVAGSGEENRWFQALTKPEAQPPGWMFGVAWTILYIMMGIALSMILHARGAPLRGLAITFFLIQYALNLFWSPLFFGMHQVSAAFWLLISIFATAFVTTLIFGRVRKAAAWLMVPYLAWLCFAAILNKQIVDLNPGAETLVVPAASTQI; the protein is encoded by the coding sequence GTGAACCAAATCGCATCCAAAGGTCAGCTGCGCATGTCGCTTTTGCGCTGGGCCTTGTTCGTTGTTCCGGTGATCGTTGTGCTTGGCTTTATATCGGGGCAAGTAGCCGGCTCCGGCGAGGAAAACCGCTGGTTTCAGGCTTTGACCAAGCCCGAGGCACAGCCACCTGGTTGGATGTTCGGTGTGGCTTGGACGATCCTTTACATCATGATGGGCATTGCACTCTCGATGATATTGCATGCGCGCGGTGCCCCGCTGCGTGGGCTCGCCATTACATTTTTCCTGATCCAATATGCATTGAACCTGTTTTGGTCACCGCTATTTTTCGGCATGCATCAGGTATCCGCGGCCTTTTGGTTACTGATTTCGATTTTCGCAACCGCTTTTGTTACCACATTGATATTCGGACGGGTGCGTAAAGCTGCTGCATGGTTGATGGTTCCCTATCTGGCGTGGCTTTGTTTCGCTGCGATATTGAACAAGCAGATAGTTGACCTTAACCCGGGTGCCGAAACCCTTGTCGTCCCGGCTGCGAGTACCCAAATATAG
- a CDS encoding ABC transporter transmembrane domain-containing protein, producing the protein MSEITNDNAPEQEPSEIDKPSAKKIGNLRMVWDRAIQYPRQITFAAIALFVAAMATLAIPWGFKSIVDEGFASGVGDIAPYFQLLLVIVGILAVATALRFYFVSWLGERVVADIRLAVQRNLLRLAPGFFEENRPSEIASRMTSDTAIIEQVVGTTVSVALRNIIIGIGGIIFLFTLAPALTAGLLLGIPIVILPIVFIGRKLTNVSRSSQDRVADVGAMVSETLGAMKIVQAFGQENREHERFGGAVEHTFDTAKRRIRLRAALTAVIIALVFTGITLLMWRGAIGVAEGTISGGTIAAFVLTGGLVAGAFGALTEVYGDLLRAAGAAGRLAELLSEEPGIAAPTSPIALPEPPRGQISFDNVTFTYPTRPEVAALKNFSLKVTPGETVAVVGPSGAGKSTLFQLAQRFYDPEGGSVRIDGVALPSADPADIRERMALVPQDTVLFAASARDNLRYGKWDATDEEIWAAARAANAEKFLLELPDGLDSFMGEAGTRLSGGQRQRVAIARALLRQTPILLLDEATSALDAESEKLVQDALDRLMRDRTTIVIAHRLATIRSADRIIVMDEGKIVEQGNHDSLISQNGLYAKLAELQFNGGDQPKAAVAI; encoded by the coding sequence ATGAGTGAAATTACCAATGACAATGCCCCTGAACAGGAGCCGTCAGAGATAGACAAGCCATCGGCCAAGAAAATCGGCAATTTGCGCATGGTCTGGGACCGCGCGATTCAATATCCGAGGCAGATAACCTTTGCTGCGATTGCCCTGTTCGTTGCTGCGATGGCGACACTCGCCATTCCCTGGGGTTTCAAGTCGATTGTCGATGAAGGTTTTGCTTCTGGTGTTGGTGATATTGCCCCCTATTTTCAGCTGCTGCTGGTGATCGTCGGCATATTGGCGGTCGCGACAGCGCTGCGTTTCTATTTTGTCAGTTGGCTTGGCGAACGTGTGGTTGCGGACATTCGATTGGCCGTCCAGCGTAATTTGTTGCGCCTGGCACCCGGTTTTTTTGAAGAAAACCGGCCATCAGAAATCGCATCACGGATGACTTCGGACACGGCCATTATCGAACAGGTTGTTGGCACAACTGTATCTGTGGCTCTGCGCAACATCATTATCGGTATTGGCGGGATAATCTTCCTGTTCACACTGGCACCGGCGCTCACCGCCGGATTATTGCTGGGCATTCCCATCGTCATTTTGCCAATTGTATTTATCGGCCGCAAACTGACCAATGTATCGCGATCCAGCCAGGACCGGGTTGCGGATGTGGGGGCCATGGTTTCAGAAACATTGGGCGCCATGAAAATCGTGCAGGCCTTTGGTCAGGAAAATCGCGAGCATGAACGGTTTGGCGGTGCGGTTGAACATACATTTGATACAGCAAAGCGGCGCATAAGACTGCGCGCGGCATTGACTGCCGTGATTATTGCGCTGGTATTTACCGGGATCACCCTGTTGATGTGGCGCGGTGCCATCGGCGTGGCGGAAGGCACCATATCCGGCGGTACAATCGCTGCTTTCGTGCTAACTGGCGGCCTAGTCGCCGGTGCTTTCGGAGCGTTGACAGAAGTGTACGGCGATCTATTGCGCGCCGCCGGCGCAGCTGGCCGTCTGGCTGAACTCCTGTCGGAAGAGCCCGGCATTGCTGCCCCGACCTCCCCGATAGCATTACCCGAACCGCCGCGTGGGCAAATCTCCTTTGACAATGTCACCTTTACTTATCCAACGCGCCCAGAGGTTGCAGCGCTCAAGAATTTCTCATTGAAAGTAACGCCCGGTGAAACGGTAGCGGTTGTTGGACCGTCGGGTGCGGGTAAATCCACCTTGTTTCAGCTGGCGCAGCGTTTCTATGATCCAGAGGGCGGTAGTGTCCGGATTGATGGCGTTGCCCTGCCCTCCGCCGATCCTGCCGACATTCGCGAACGCATGGCGCTGGTGCCGCAAGATACGGTATTATTTGCTGCCTCGGCCCGCGACAATTTGCGCTATGGCAAATGGGATGCGACGGACGAAGAAATTTGGGCCGCAGCGCGTGCCGCCAATGCCGAGAAGTTTCTTCTCGAGCTGCCTGACGGGCTGGATAGCTTCATGGGTGAAGCGGGAACACGATTGTCTGGCGGGCAGCGGCAGCGGGTGGCGATAGCTAGGGCCCTGCTCCGTCAAACGCCTATTCTGCTGCTCGACGAAGCGACATCGGCGCTGGATGCGGAGAGTGAAAAGCTGGTACAGGATGCGCTCGATCGATTGATGCGCGATCGTACGACAATCGTCATAGCCCACCGTTTGGCAACAATTCGATCAGCGGATCGCATCATCGTGATGGATGAAGGGAAGATTGTCGAACAAGGCAATCATGACAGTTTGATCAGCCAAAACGGCCTTTATGCCAAGCTCGCCGAGTTGCAGTTTAACGGCGGCGATCAACCGAAGGCCGCTGTCGCCATCTGA
- a CDS encoding ExbD/TolR family protein: MAMSGGKDDGEPMMEMNTTPLIDVLLVLLIMFIITIPVQTHAVKLDLPVDDPNPPPPPDIDPVKNRLGITPTNQILWNDQPVSLEQVKQYLAQTKSMVPEPELQFQPDAVSAYLTVDRVLAEIKDSGVTKFGFVGNEQYSSFGKASRLPN; encoded by the coding sequence ATGGCCATGAGCGGCGGCAAAGATGATGGTGAGCCGATGATGGAAATGAACACGACGCCGTTGATCGACGTCTTGCTCGTTCTCCTCATCATGTTCATCATTACAATTCCGGTCCAGACCCATGCGGTAAAGCTGGATCTGCCGGTGGATGATCCAAATCCACCACCACCACCGGACATTGATCCCGTTAAAAACCGTCTGGGTATTACCCCGACCAACCAGATTTTGTGGAACGACCAGCCAGTGTCGCTGGAGCAAGTGAAGCAATATCTCGCGCAGACCAAATCAATGGTTCCAGAGCCTGAGCTCCAGTTCCAGCCAGATGCGGTTAGTGCTTATCTGACTGTCGATCGCGTTCTCGCGGAGATTAAGGATAGCGGCGTAACAAAATTCGGTTTTGTTGGTAACGAACAATATAGCAGCTTCGGCAAGGCATCACGTCTGCCAAACTAA
- a CDS encoding ExbD/TolR family protein yields MAMNVGGGGGAETPLSDINTTPLVDVMLVLLIIFLIAVPVVIQTVELELPVLEFEVTTTKPENVLLAVTTTDSAGRDPGDPEYSGANPGGNCRIYWNTTPIDSNELVQRAVEQLENQIEAFGGVENMTAEDMPEVHIRGDINTPYRCIGGAIFAMQRAGFAKVGFLSTPVAME; encoded by the coding sequence ATGGCGATGAATGTTGGCGGCGGAGGTGGAGCAGAAACTCCCCTATCGGACATTAACACGACCCCGCTGGTGGACGTCATGCTCGTTTTGCTGATCATTTTCTTGATCGCTGTTCCGGTTGTGATCCAAACAGTGGAGCTGGAATTACCGGTTCTGGAATTTGAAGTGACCACGACAAAGCCGGAGAATGTTCTGCTTGCCGTTACGACGACGGACTCGGCAGGACGAGATCCTGGTGATCCGGAATATTCGGGTGCCAATCCAGGCGGTAATTGCCGAATCTATTGGAACACAACGCCAATCGATTCCAATGAACTGGTACAAAGAGCTGTTGAACAACTGGAAAATCAGATCGAAGCCTTTGGCGGTGTAGAAAATATGACGGCCGAAGATATGCCAGAAGTGCATATTCGCGGTGACATTAATACACCTTATCGGTGCATTGGCGGCGCAATTTTCGCCATGCAACGTGCAGGCTTTGCCAAGGTCGGATTTCTGTCGACACCGGTTGCAATGGAATAG
- a CDS encoding MotA/TolQ/ExbB proton channel family protein: MLIEVLAAGAPQNQFGFWEAMEQGGVIAWFTLGVLAIMSVSSFYILFSKLFEQNKVMKQGQAARASFWKANSLKEGAAKLDKNSAYRQIVDDGIKAEEDHARLTDPVEAHDWLHGSLDRSQGLINSKLATGLPWLATVGATSPFIGLFGTVIGIYRALIKIGIAGQASIDAVAGPVGEALIMTALGLGVAVPAVLAYNWLQGRNKRIAEDLSDFANDVLGYISSDGAVKPTTMKGAAPAKPATAAAAKPAAKK; this comes from the coding sequence ATGTTGATTGAAGTTTTAGCAGCGGGCGCACCGCAGAATCAGTTCGGCTTTTGGGAAGCAATGGAACAAGGCGGTGTCATCGCCTGGTTCACGCTTGGCGTTTTGGCCATTATGTCCGTTTCGTCCTTCTACATCCTGTTCTCTAAATTGTTTGAACAAAACAAAGTGATGAAACAGGGACAGGCGGCACGCGCATCTTTCTGGAAAGCGAACAGCCTGAAAGAAGGTGCAGCGAAGCTCGACAAGAACAGCGCATATCGTCAGATTGTTGACGATGGCATCAAAGCTGAAGAAGATCACGCACGTTTGACCGATCCTGTTGAAGCGCATGACTGGCTGCACGGTTCGCTTGATCGCTCTCAGGGTCTGATCAACTCCAAGCTGGCAACTGGTCTGCCTTGGCTCGCAACCGTTGGTGCTACATCACCATTTATCGGTCTGTTCGGTACGGTTATCGGTATTTACCGCGCACTGATCAAAATCGGTATCGCTGGTCAGGCATCGATTGATGCTGTTGCTGGTCCGGTTGGTGAAGCTCTTATCATGACCGCGCTTGGTCTTGGTGTGGCTGTTCCCGCTGTTTTGGCCTATAACTGGCTGCAAGGTCGCAACAAGCGTATTGCTGAAGACTTGAGCGATTTCGCTAATGATGTTCTTGGTTACATCTCATCTGACGGTGCGGTTAAGCCAACAACAATGAAAGGTGCTGCACCAGCAAAGCCAGCAACGGCAGCTGCAGCAAAGCCAGCGGCAAAGAAGTAA
- a CDS encoding energy transducer TonB produces the protein MAYADQPQMSSSKLISIVLVVLIHALFGYALVTGLAYSAVKKVASELDMIDIQEEEPPEEIEEPPPPPPDQPIEPPPVVTPPPIVTPPAAPRPVIQQVQTPPPAPAPVAPAPPPAPPPPPPPQRANPEPRGNPGNWANANDYPSRALREEREGTTSFRVTVNAKGRVDNCQITGSSGHADLDAATCKNIKRRARFRPSLDSQGNPTTGTWASRVRWQIPK, from the coding sequence ATGGCTTATGCTGACCAACCACAGATGAGTTCGAGCAAGCTGATATCTATTGTGCTTGTTGTTCTTATCCACGCGCTGTTTGGATATGCTTTGGTCACCGGATTGGCTTATAGTGCAGTCAAGAAAGTGGCGTCAGAGCTTGATATGATCGATATCCAAGAAGAAGAACCCCCGGAAGAGATAGAGGAACCACCTCCACCGCCACCGGATCAGCCTATTGAACCACCACCAGTGGTAACGCCGCCGCCAATTGTGACGCCGCCCGCAGCGCCGCGTCCAGTTATTCAGCAAGTGCAAACACCGCCTCCGGCGCCTGCACCTGTTGCTCCGGCTCCACCACCGGCACCACCACCACCGCCACCACCGCAACGGGCCAATCCTGAGCCGCGTGGTAACCCTGGTAACTGGGCGAATGCCAACGACTATCCATCACGCGCCCTGCGTGAGGAACGCGAAGGCACGACGAGTTTCCGCGTTACGGTTAACGCCAAAGGCAGAGTGGATAATTGTCAGATTACCGGATCCAGTGGCCATGCTGATCTTGATGCGGCAACTTGTAAGAATATCAAACGCCGGGCGCGTTTTCGCCCCTCGCTTGATTCGCAAGGAAACCCGACAACAGGAACATGGGCTAGCCGGGTCCGTTGGCAAATACCGAAATAA
- a CDS encoding homoserine dehydrogenase — MTTPLRIALAGLGTVGSGVIRLINENGAMIAQRAGRPIEVVAISARNRDQDRGVDLTPYKWVDDMTDFTSDPDVDCVVEMIGGSDGPALELARNSLKGGKSFVTANKAMIAHHGMELASLAENQNQALKYEAAVAGGIPVIKGLREGASANRIERVYGILNGTCNYILTTMEKHGSDFGAVLKDAQDLGYAEADPGFDIDGVDAAHKLAILAALSFGTAVDFDGVEIAGIRNIMAADIGQAKALGYRIRLLGMARIDDGKLFQRVNPYLVPENHPLAHIDGSTNAVVAEGNFSGRLMFQGAGAGDGPTASAVVADLIDIARGESGTVFAMPVNDMTESTRAESGNRRGKSYIRFVVADKPGVLAEITAAMRDAEVSIESLIQTEKTDEGSVLISMVTHQSLERDVIQSLQKLSDSSSLQGAPVVMHLLSDED; from the coding sequence ATGACAACTCCTCTTCGTATCGCTCTGGCCGGTCTTGGCACTGTCGGATCGGGAGTCATTCGCCTGATTAACGAAAATGGCGCAATGATCGCGCAGCGTGCCGGGCGTCCGATAGAGGTTGTCGCGATTTCTGCGCGCAATCGGGATCAAGACCGTGGCGTCGATCTCACCCCCTATAAATGGGTGGATGATATGACCGACTTTACCAGCGATCCGGACGTCGATTGCGTGGTTGAGATGATTGGTGGGTCCGATGGCCCTGCTCTTGAACTGGCCCGTAACAGTTTGAAGGGAGGGAAATCCTTTGTCACTGCGAACAAAGCAATGATCGCGCATCATGGCATGGAGCTGGCCAGCCTGGCCGAAAACCAAAATCAGGCGTTAAAATATGAAGCTGCCGTTGCTGGTGGAATCCCGGTCATCAAAGGCTTACGCGAAGGTGCTTCGGCCAATCGTATTGAGCGTGTGTACGGGATTCTCAACGGGACTTGCAATTATATCCTCACCACTATGGAAAAGCATGGCAGCGATTTCGGTGCAGTATTGAAAGATGCACAGGACCTTGGTTATGCAGAGGCCGACCCCGGCTTCGACATTGATGGCGTTGATGCGGCCCATAAACTGGCCATTCTCGCTGCCCTTTCCTTTGGCACAGCGGTTGATTTTGATGGCGTTGAAATTGCCGGCATTCGTAACATCATGGCCGCAGATATCGGACAAGCCAAAGCACTGGGATATCGCATACGCTTGCTCGGAATGGCGCGTATTGACGATGGCAAACTATTCCAGCGCGTAAACCCCTACCTGGTTCCGGAAAATCATCCGCTTGCCCATATTGATGGATCGACCAACGCTGTCGTTGCTGAAGGCAATTTCTCCGGACGGCTGATGTTCCAAGGTGCCGGGGCCGGCGATGGCCCCACCGCCTCTGCTGTTGTTGCCGATCTGATAGATATCGCCCGCGGCGAAAGTGGAACAGTTTTCGCCATGCCAGTCAATGACATGACCGAAAGCACGCGTGCCGAAAGCGGCAATCGCAGAGGCAAGAGCTATATCCGCTTTGTTGTGGCCGACAAACCCGGTGTGCTGGCAGAAATCACGGCAGCAATGCGGGATGCAGAAGTATCGATCGAAAGCCTGATCCAGACCGAGAAAACTGACGAAGGGTCTGTATTAATCTCAATGGTCACGCACCAAAGTCTGGAGCGCGATGTAATCCAGAGCCTTCAAAAGCTATCTGATTCCAGCAGCCTGCAAGGCGCGCCGGTCGTTATGCATTTGCTGAGCGACGAAGACTAA